TTACAACTTCAGAACAATCCATTTGACCTTGTTCGTCAAAAATGAATAGTATTACACTATCCATTGTAATCCATGAACAATCCAAGTGCGGGTTCTAAGTGAAAAAATTTTTCAGCACCTTTCTACTCTTTGCGATGATTCTTACATGCACTCCGCAGGCCAACGCGATTATTCGGGTGAATGTGTTTGGGGATGATGCATACGCTCCGTATTGCTTTATGCAAAATGGTACTTTTGACGGAATCTATGTGCGTATTCTGGAAAAAGCATTTTCCCGCATGAAGGGCTATGAAATAACAATTATACCAGTTCCTTATAAACGATTACTGCTGGGCCTTGAAAATGGTAAAATATTTGCTGCATTCCCCCCCTACCAATGGCCAAAGGAACGTCCTTGGATAGACATATACTCTGCCCCTATACTTGAGGAAGATTATTCAATTTTCTGCGCCGAAGGCTTTCTGGATAAACCACGCCCAAATTGGCCGGAGGATTATGCGAATCTGACTATTGGGATTAATGACGGATTCATAGTCCCTGATGCGGACAAATTAAAAACTGAGGATGCCTCCAGCAATGAAAAAAATATAAAGAAACTCCTTGCCGGACGCATAGACTGCTACGTAAACGACAGCAAATCCATACTATACACTGCCAAGATCATGGGCATTGAT
This region of Desulfovibrio sp. JC022 genomic DNA includes:
- a CDS encoding ABC transporter substrate-binding protein, producing MILTCTPQANAIIRVNVFGDDAYAPYCFMQNGTFDGIYVRILEKAFSRMKGYEITIIPVPYKRLLLGLENGKIFAAFPPYQWPKERPWIDIYSAPILEEDYSIFCAEGFLDKPRPNWPEDYANLTIGINDGFIVPDADKLKTEDASSNEKNIKKLLAGRIDCYVNDSKSILYTAKIMGIDSSKLVQGIKISTEYGHLAFSRKNNPPFKRNFIKNFNKIIYEMKCSGEINEIVNNFIN